A DNA window from Solanum lycopersicum chromosome 3, SLM_r2.1 contains the following coding sequences:
- the LOC101264193 gene encoding uncharacterized protein, which produces MGRFKLNGDPTPRLKHFSHPHELELCIQLQNNPTPCSGCKLPSSPQMYTCKPCNFTLHLSCTQFPKLINHPAHPDHTLALLPRSKYPHGLFNCDACNHRGDGFSYHCRDCEYDLHVICASKPLKITHQLHQCQLELTFKNPYADAKGFSCDVCQKIGVKQWLYRCGTCDFDVHLDCSNPNPNSAVQGSTILQHHHSFPGATSSHNQFQQPPMVEKKRPNQLVQSANSGAMGIQLPQAPMLSGQAMPNQYTQTSQGAAQARPNPLLYSTSTGSIPQHQSLQPPLIQGLVRPDQYLQSPGTNNDMMNAAFQGLVEVAAQQVGQTIMQGFVGGGNNSDGNEGSSILRSIFGDSSQN; this is translated from the coding sequence ATGGGGAGGTTCAAGTTGAATGGTGATCCAACTCCAAGACTCAAGCATTTCAGTCATCCACATGAATTAGAGCTATGCATCCAACTCCAGAATAATCCCACACCTTGTTCAGGATGCAAACTCCCATCATCACCCCAAATGTACACATGCAAGCCTTGCAATTTTACCCTCCATTTGAGCTGTACTCAGTTCCCAAAGCTGATAAATCACCCTGCTCATCCAGACCACACTCTGGCTCTCCTTCCGAGGTCTAAATACCCCCATGGCCTTTTCAATTGTGATGCTTGCAACCACCGCGGTGATGGATTCAGCTACCACTGCAGAGACTGCGAATATGATCTCCATGTGATCTGTGCATCAAAACCCCTCAAAATCACACATCAATTGCATCAATGCCAGCTGGAACTCaccttcaagaatccttatgcTGATGCCAAAGGTTTCTCTTGTGATGTATGCCAGAAGATTGGAGTTAAGCAGTGGCTTTATAGATGTGGCACTTGCGATTTTGATGTTCATTTGGATTGTTCAAATCCTAACCCAAATTCAGCAGTTCAAGGGTCAACTATCCTCCAGCACCACCATTCATTCCCTGGGGCAACAAGTTCACATAACCAGTTCCAGCAGCCTCCTATGGTTGAAAAAAAGAGGCCTAACCAGTTGGTGCAAAGTGCAAATTCAGGTGCAATGGGAATCCAGCTCCCACAGGCTCCCATGTTATCAGGACAAGCAATGCCAAATCAGTACACGCAGACCAGTCAGGGTGCAGCCCAAGCAAGGCCAAACCCATTACTCTATAGTACAAGTACAGGTTCAATCCCCCAGCACCAGTCCCTGCAACCACCTCTAATTCAAGGACTGGTGAGGCCTGATCAATACTTACAGTCTCCTGGGACAAACAATGATATGATGAATGCTGCATTTCAAGGACTTGTGGAAGTTGCAGCTCAGCAGGTTGGTCAAACTATCATGCAGGGATTCGTAGGTGGTGGTAACAACAGTGATGGAAATGAAGGCTCTTCAATTCTGAGAAGCATTTTTGGTGACTCGTCGCAGAACTAA